One stretch of Ananas comosus cultivar F153 linkage group 6, ASM154086v1, whole genome shotgun sequence DNA includes these proteins:
- the LOC109712164 gene encoding probable receptor-like protein kinase At4g39110, with protein sequence MDLRLALAGLLSVALLTAPLPVSHGQPSRPASSFIPRDNFLIDCGGTAPVNTSDGRFFKTDMQSNYLLSAKDAIRVSVPDAPGVPSPLYLSARIFHDEATYSFHLTNPGWHWVRLHFYPLNNSNFDLTRAAFSVNTDDYVLLHSFTPDDPSKWVLKEYLLNATSDRLSLHFAPLRDSVAFINAIEVVSAPDILVSDTASSLVPVGEASGLSQYAYQTVYRLNVGGPPITPANDTLGRSWGEDGEFLQPKAAAKTAAAAPGAVKYREGTSPLIAPSWVYATAVHMADAGVESPSFNVTWRLEVDPSFGYLVRLHFCDIVSKSLNDLYFNVYVNGLTAISGLDLSAITDGLAVPYYKDLVLNASVAGDRITVQVGPTREDTGRADALLNGIEVLKMSNSVESLDGEFGVDGKKEEEGGPNRRAVAAVGFAMMFGAFAGLGAMAVKWYKRPQDWERRNSFSSWLLPIHAGHSSFMTTSKGSGFGSHKSGGYTFSSTLGLGRYFSLAELQAATKGFDQNAIIGVGGFGNVYLGELDDGTQVAVKRGNPQSEQGITEFQTEIQMLSKLRHRHLVSLIGYCDENAEMILVYEYMANGPFRDHIYGKDLAPLSWKQRLEICIGAARGLHYLHTGTAQGIIHRDVKTTNILLDDNFVAKVSDFGLSKDAPGMNQTHVSTAVKGSFGYLDPEYFRCQQLTDKSDVYSFGVVLLEALCARPAINPALPREQVSLAEWAMQWKRKGLLEKIIDPNLAGTINKDSLSKFAEAAEKCLAEYGVDRPSMGDVLWNLEYALQLQDANPPAAAASESPPASASASASANSSASDAEERAEAALAASRGVDADSNSVVSNELFAQLAGMKGR encoded by the coding sequence ATGGACCTCCGCCTCGCCCTCGCGGGCCTCTTGTCTGTCGCGCTGTTGACGGCACCGTTGCCCGTGTCGCACGGGCAACCGTCGCGGCCCGCGTCGAGCTTCATCCCGCGCGACAACTTCCTGATCGACTGTGGAGGGACGGCGCCGGTGAACACGAGCGACGGGCGCTTCTTCAAGACGGACATGCAATCGAACTACCTGCTGTCGGCCAAGGACGCGATCCGGGTGTCGGTCCCGGACGCGCCGGGCGTGCCGTCGCCGCTCTACCTGTCCGCCCGGATCTTCCACGACGAGGCCACCTACAGCTTCCACCTGACCAACCCGGGCTGGCACTGGGTGAGGCTCCACTTCTACCCGCTCAACAACTCCAACTTCGACCTCACCCGCGCCGCCTTCTCCGTCAACACCGACGACTACGTGCTCCTCCACAGCTTCACCCCCGACGACCCTTCCAAGTGGGTCCTCAAGGAGTACCTCCTCAACGCCACCTCGGACCGCCTCTCCCTCCACTTCGCGCCCCTCCGCGACTCCGTGGCCTTCATCAACGCCATCGAGGTCGTCTCCGCGCCCGACATCCTCGTCTCCGACACCGCCTCCTCGCTGGTCCCCGTGGGCGAGGCGTCCGGGCTCTCCCAGTACGCCTACCAGACGGTGTACCGGCTCAACGTGGGCGGGCCCCCCATCACCCCGGCCAACGACACGCTGGGGCGCTCGTGGGGCGAGGACGGCGAGTTCCTGCAGCCGAAGGCGGCGGCcaagacggcggcggcggcgcccggcGCGGTCAAGTACAGGGAGGGCACGTCGCCGCTGATCGCCCCCAGCTGGGTGTACGCCACGGCCGTGCATATGGCGGACGCGGGCGTGGAGAGCCCGAGCTTCAACGTGACGTGGCGCCTCGAGGTGGACCCGTCCTTCGGGTACCTGGTCCGGCTGCACTTCTGCGACATCGTGAGCAAGTCGCTCAACGACCTCTACTTCAACGTCTACGTGAACGGGCTGACGGCCATCTCGGGGCTCGACCTCTCGGCCATCACCGACGGGCTCGCCGTGCCCTACTACAAGGACCTGGTGCTGAACGCGTCGGTGGCCGGCGACCGGATCACCGTGCAGGTCGGGCCCACTCGGGAGGACACGGGCAGGGCGGACGCGCTGCTGAACGGCATCGAGGTGCTGAAGATGAGCAACTCGGTGGAGAGCCTGGACGGCGAGTTCGGGGTGGACGgcaagaaggaggaggaggggggccCGAACCGGCGCGCCGTGGCCGCCGTGGGGTTCGCGATGATGTTCGGCGCCTTCGCGGGGCTGGGCGCCATGGCGGTGAAGTGGTACAAGCGGCCGCAGGACTGGGAGCGGCGGAACAGCTTCTCCTCCTGGCTGCTCCCCATCCACGCCGGGCACTCCAGCTTCATGACCACCAGCAAGGGCTCGGGCTTCGGCTCGCACAAGAGCGGCGGCTACACCTTCTCCTCCACCCTCGGCCTCGGCCGCTACTTCTCCCTGGCGGAGCTGCAGGCGGCCACCAAGGGCTTCGACCAGAACGCCATCATCGGCGTGGGCGGCTTCGGGAACGTGTACCTGGGCGAGCTGGACGACGGCACGCAGGTGGCCGTGAAGCGGGGGAACCCGCAGTCGGAGCAGGGCATCACCGAGTTCCAGACGGAGATCCAGATGCTGTCGAAGCTGCGGCACCGGCACCTGGTCTCGCTAATCGGCTACTGCGACGAGAACGCGGAGATGATCCTGGTGTACGAGTACATGGCGAACGGGCCCTTCCGGGACCACATCTACGGCAAGGACCTGGCGCCGCTGTCGTGGAAGCAGCGGCTGGAGATCTGCATCGGGGCGGCGCGCGGGCTGCACTACCTGCACACGGGCACGGCGCAGGGCATCATCCACCGCGACGTCAAGACCACCAACATCCTGCTGGACGACAACTTCGTGGCCAAGGTGTCGGACTTCGGGCTGTCCAAGGACGCCCCCGGGATGAACCAGACGCACGTGAGCACGGCCGTCAAGGGCAGCTTCGGCTACCTGGACCCGGAGTACTTCCGCTGCCAGCAGCTGACGGACAAGTCCGACGTCTACTCCTTCGGGGTGGTGCTGCTGGAGGCCCTCTGCGCGCGCCCCGCCATCAACCCGGCCCTGCCCAGGGAGCAGGTCAGCCTGGCCGAGTGGGCCATGCAGTGGAAGCGCAAGGGCCTGCTCGAGAAGATCATCGACCCCAACCTCGCCGGCACCATCAACAAGGACTCCCTCTCCAAGTTCGCCGAGGCCGCCGAGAAGTGCCTCGCCGAGTACGGCGTCGACAGGCCCTCCATGGGCGACGTCCTCTGGAACCTCGAGTACGCCCTCCAGCTGCAGGACGCCAaccctcccgccgccgccgcctccgaatCTCCtccggcgtcggcgtcggcgtcggcgtcggctaATTCCTCCGCGTCGGACGCGGAGGAGCGCGCTGAGGCGGCTTTGGCCGCTAGCCGCGGCGTGGACGCCGATTCCAACTCGGTGGTGTCCAACGAGCTGTTCGCACAGCTGGCCGGGATGAAAGGCAGGTAG
- the LOC109711782 gene encoding uncharacterized protein At1g76660 — MAGNGGGGSSRGGATAIGSADTRFRPQLRERRNKWGGCFGLSCFGLHKEGKRIVPASRIPDGNASTSNVNGLSNQSAPLNLSLLAPPSSPASFINSALPSTAQSPSCFLSISANSPGGPSSTMFATGPYAHETQLVSPPVFSTFTTEPSTAPLTPPPELAHLTTPSSPDVPFARFLSSSAGIKGAGKENAAAPFLSSHYPVGSDLQATYPLYYPGSPSSSLISPASATPRTGLSSPFPEKESVPTQWNTSISACDSPRVSSNSKLFGLDSATSRKFMLLQKTNFFCPATSAQFFLDQAQQSLPYGGRLSVSREGDVYSNGGNRHTKNSKQDVEEVEAYRASFGFSADEIIATQNYVEIADAADESFTMSPFASSSISKEHNPVNELTNEDRKMALSRMQDCGSPQKVTDQLVNGAEYKILDSNNAFAASKPNTQSKIPTLLENGHASIEDEETPPKSSEPHERKIVRSSKACSDAEIDYRRARSIREANSILAWRNSLP, encoded by the exons ATGGCTGGGAATGGCGGAGGTGGCAGCAGCAGGGGGGGCGCGACCGCCATTGGCTCTGCGGATACCAGATTCCGACCTCAGCTGCGGGAAAGG CGGAACAAATGGGGGGGCTGCTTTGGATTGTCCTGTTTCGGATTACACAAAGAAGGAAAGCGTATTGTTCCGGCATCACGGATTCCAGATGGAAATGCCTCAACCAGTAATGTGAATGGCCTTTCAAATCAGAGTGCACCTCTGAACTTATCGCTTCTTGCTCCACCTTCTTCGCCAGCATCCTTTATAAACTCTGCACTTCCTTCAACAGCCCAATCACCTAGTTGCTTCCTCTCTATATCTGCCAATTCCCCTGGTGGGCCATCATCGACCATGTTTGCCACTGGTCCATATGCTCATGAAACCCAACTAGTTTCCCCTCCTGTGTTCTCGACTTTTACAACAGAACCATCTACTGCTCCACTCACCCCTCCACCCGAACTCGCTCACCTCACCACTCCTTCATCGCCAGATGTGCCTTTCGCACGATTTCTTTCCTCTTCTGCAGGTATTAAAGGCGCTGGTAAAGAGAATGCAGCCGCACCTTTCTTGTCATCACATTATCCTGTTGGTTCTGACCTTCAGGCAACTTATCCGCTTTACTACCCGGGAAGTCCTTCTAGCAGCTTAATATCTCCCGCCTCCGCAACTCCAAGGACCGGTCTTTCCTCGCCTTTTCCTGAAAAGGAGTCGGTCCCTACACAATGGAATACCTCAATCTCTGCTTGTGACTCTCCAAGGGTATCATCAAATTCTAAGCTGTTTGGGCTTGATTCTGCTACCTCCAGAAAATTCATGTTGTTGCAAAAGACCAATTTCTTTTGCCCTGCTACATCTGCACAGTTCTTCTTGGACCAGGCACAGCAGTCACTGCCCTATGGAGGGAGACTAAGTGTTTCCAGGGAAGGGGATGTTTATTCCAACGGTGGAAACAGACATACCAAGAATAGCAAACAAGATGTTGAGGAGGTTGAAGCCTACAGAGCGTCGTTTGGGTTTAGCGCCGATGAAATCATCGCTACACAAAACTATGTGGAGATAGCTGATGCTGCTGATGAGTCTTTTACCATGTCTCCCTTTGCAAGTAGTAGTATATCTAAAGAGCATAATCCAGTAAATGAGTTGACTAATGAAGATCGGAAGATGGCACTCTCACGTATGCAGGATTGTGGAAGTCCACAAAAAGTAACTGATCAGCTTGTCAACGGAGCTGAGTATAAAATTCTGGACTCGAACAATGCATTTGCAG CTTCTAAACCAAACACTCAATCCAAGATCCCTACTCTTTTAGAAAATGGGCATGCTTCCATTGAGGATGAGGAAACTCCTCCAAAAAGCTCAGAACCCCATGAAAGAAAGATAGTTCGCTCTAGCAAGGCATGCTCGGATGCGGAAATCGACTACAGAAGAGCAAGAAGTATCAGAGAAGCTAATAGCATTCTGGCCTGGCGCAACTCGTTGCCTTAA
- the LOC109711798 gene encoding 40S ribosomal protein S15-like isoform X1: MARASPLKSEKRREREEKSVPQPHSHSLSLCPPPLIRRIAANPNPSSSSSSSSSSRRRANSGSVAMAEASDAVGVGGSQPKKRTFMKFSFRGVDLDQLLAMATDELRKVKQDAPPGEKPGPVRTHLRNMIIVPEMIASIIDVYNGKTFNQLEIKPEMIGHCLAEFSITYKPLKHGRPGIGATHSSRFIPLK, encoded by the exons ATGGCCCGCGCTTCCCCTCTGAAAAgcgaaaaaagaagagaaagagaagagaaatccGTACCTCAGcctcactctcactctctctctctctgcccccCGCCTCTCATCCGCCGTATTGccgcaaaccctaaccctagcagcagcagcagcagcagcagcagcagcaggcggAGGGCAAATTCTGGTTCGGTTGCCATG GCAGAGGCGTCGGACGCGGTGGGCGTGGGAGGATCGCAGCCGAAGAAGAGGACCTTCATGAAGTTCTCCTTCCGAGGGGTCGATCTCGACCAGCTCCTCGCCATGGCAACCGACGAGCTCCGAAAGGTG AAACAGGATGCTCCTCCTGGAGAGAAGCCAGGGCCAGTAAGGACCCACCTCCGAAACATGATAATTGTGCCGGAGATGATTGCAAGCATTATTGATGTCTACAATGGAAAAACATTCAACCAGCTTGAAATTAAG CCCGAAATGATTGGTCATTGTCTGGCAGAGTTCTCCATCACATATAAGCCTCTTAAGCATGGAAGGCCTGGTATTGGTGCCACCCACTCATCCAGGTTCATCCCCCTGAAGTAA
- the LOC109711798 gene encoding 40S ribosomal protein S15-like isoform X2, whose translation MARASPLKSEKRREREEKSVPQPHSHSLSLCPPPLIRRIAANPNPSSSSSSSSSSRRRANSGSVAMAEASDAVGVGGSQPKKRTFMKFSFRGVDLDQLLAMATDELRKKQDAPPGEKPGPVRTHLRNMIIVPEMIASIIDVYNGKTFNQLEIKPEMIGHCLAEFSITYKPLKHGRPGIGATHSSRFIPLK comes from the exons ATGGCCCGCGCTTCCCCTCTGAAAAgcgaaaaaagaagagaaagagaagagaaatccGTACCTCAGcctcactctcactctctctctctctgcccccCGCCTCTCATCCGCCGTATTGccgcaaaccctaaccctagcagcagcagcagcagcagcagcagcagcaggcggAGGGCAAATTCTGGTTCGGTTGCCATG GCAGAGGCGTCGGACGCGGTGGGCGTGGGAGGATCGCAGCCGAAGAAGAGGACCTTCATGAAGTTCTCCTTCCGAGGGGTCGATCTCGACCAGCTCCTCGCCATGGCAACCGACGAGCTCCGAAAG AAACAGGATGCTCCTCCTGGAGAGAAGCCAGGGCCAGTAAGGACCCACCTCCGAAACATGATAATTGTGCCGGAGATGATTGCAAGCATTATTGATGTCTACAATGGAAAAACATTCAACCAGCTTGAAATTAAG CCCGAAATGATTGGTCATTGTCTGGCAGAGTTCTCCATCACATATAAGCCTCTTAAGCATGGAAGGCCTGGTATTGGTGCCACCCACTCATCCAGGTTCATCCCCCTGAAGTAA
- the LOC109711798 gene encoding 40S ribosomal protein S15-A-like isoform X3 codes for MARASPLKSEKRREREEKSVPQPHSHSLSLCPPPLIRRIAANPNPSSSSSSSSSSRRRANSGSVAMAEASDAVGVGGSQPKKRTFMKFSFRGVDLDQLLAMATDELRKVKQDAPPGEKPGPVRTHLRNMIIVPEMIASIIDVYNGKTFNQLEIKSSPSHISLLSMEGLVLVPPTHPGSSP; via the exons ATGGCCCGCGCTTCCCCTCTGAAAAgcgaaaaaagaagagaaagagaagagaaatccGTACCTCAGcctcactctcactctctctctctctgcccccCGCCTCTCATCCGCCGTATTGccgcaaaccctaaccctagcagcagcagcagcagcagcagcagcagcaggcggAGGGCAAATTCTGGTTCGGTTGCCATG GCAGAGGCGTCGGACGCGGTGGGCGTGGGAGGATCGCAGCCGAAGAAGAGGACCTTCATGAAGTTCTCCTTCCGAGGGGTCGATCTCGACCAGCTCCTCGCCATGGCAACCGACGAGCTCCGAAAGGTG AAACAGGATGCTCCTCCTGGAGAGAAGCCAGGGCCAGTAAGGACCCACCTCCGAAACATGATAATTGTGCCGGAGATGATTGCAAGCATTATTGATGTCTACAATGGAAAAACATTCAACCAGCTTGAAATTAAG AGTTCTCCATCACATATAAGCCTCTTAAGCATGGAAGGCCTGGTATTGGTGCCACCCACTCATCCAGGTTCATCCCCCTGA